The Synechococcales cyanobacterium T60_A2020_003 genomic interval GCCCCTGCCCCCGGTTGAGAGGATTTCTCCGTGAGGTGTCGTTTCCAGGCACGACTACCGGGCTGTCCGGCAAAGAGTTGCAGCATGTGGCGGGTCATGGAGCTGAGCTTTATGCCTCGTCCCGTCCAGTAGTCCAGATAGGGCATCATGGCTTGGGCAACGTCGATGCGGGTTTGCGTCGGTGTATCGTCGCGAAAGAAGCAGCGATCGCTCTCGGCAAACAGATAAGGATTGTCGTAGGCAGCTCGACCAATCATCACGGCATCGACATGGTTCAAATGGGCGTCCGCCTGCTCCAGCGTGAGAATGCCGCCATTAATCTCAATCCAAAGCTGGGGAAAATCCTGCTTCAACCGATAAACGTCTTCATAGCGCAACGGCGGCACGTCCCGGTTTTCCCTTGGGCTTAATCCCTTTAACCATGCTTTGCGGGCATGGACACTAAAGTGCTGACATCCGGCCTCCGCCACGGTGTGGACAAAGGTCACCATATCCTCGTAGCGATCGCGATCATCAATGCCAATCCGATGTTTGACCGTAACCGGAATCGAAACCGCTGCCCGCATTGCCGCCACACACGTTGCAACCCGTTCCGGCTGAGCCA includes:
- the dusA gene encoding tRNA dihydrouridine(20/20a) synthase DusA, yielding MTANPSPPIPSPPVTGYPLSVAPMMDRTDRHFRYFMRCITRHTLLYTEMVTTAAIIHGDRDKLLGFSPEEHPISLQLGGDNPQELAQCARIAEEWGYDEVNLNVGCPSDRVQSGNFGACLMAQPERVATCVAAMRAAVSIPVTVKHRIGIDDRDRYEDMVTFVHTVAEAGCQHFSVHARKAWLKGLSPRENRDVPPLRYEDVYRLKQDFPQLWIEINGGILTLEQADAHLNHVDAVMIGRAAYDNPYLFAESDRCFFRDDTPTQTRIDVAQAMMPYLDYWTGRGIKLSSMTRHMLQLFAGQPGSRAWKRHLTEKSSQPGAGAEVIEEALALVTQVASLNAVALFQ